One Melospiza georgiana isolate bMelGeo1 chromosome 25, bMelGeo1.pri, whole genome shotgun sequence genomic window, CTCAGTGACAGCGCCTtgaagcagctccctggctgtgctcccctcaAGGAACGTTGGGATGGATTTATTGAGCACTCGTCTCTCAATGGGGTCAGTGATGTGTCTGACACAGAGCACAGATCAGCCCAGTCTAGTCTTTATAGATggtattaattaataattaataggCTGTACGGTGCACACAGGAACTGACAGATTATATTGCACCAACCAGCAGCTACAAGTAATCATCAATAATCAATATCAGTATCAAATGTCACCATTAGGTTGGATGTGTATGTCACACACATGTAATCGGGGTCCAAGAAGATAAagttttttattctgcatgttctccagtTTATATACTCTTAACAAAGCTTGATATTaattggtgcaaagcaattagcATCAATATaattggcaaaagttttacagaaatttaataaGGCACGTATACACATGTACTTAGGCACATAGTGTAGCTAACAAAAATTTTCATCTATCTTTTCCAATCCgtttccatgctgacggccTTGTCATCTCCCTTGCTATGGATACATTTAGTAACCATCAATTGTTATTTCTTCTCTTAActcagctttgcttgcaggccagctgtcaaaGTCCCTCCATAATCAAATTGCTGGTGATTCATAACAATGCGGAAAAGCCaatacagaaatgcagaagCCAGTTAGTGTCATTTATAACCCatctctgctgcaggcacagtgaAAAGCTGGAAGCTCTTGAGGGGACTCATTcacccctgtccctgagtgtccccagaatgtccctgagtgtccccagtgacATTACCCTGGGAATTCCCATCAGGCTTTGGGTCAATTTCAGtcaaaattcccagaaaattcccTATATTTGTTTCAAACCCTACATGGCGAGCTAGGGGAAGAGAACAGGTGATGCCAGCCTTGTCCCCGATGATGTCACTGCCCTGATGACCTCACATTGGTGACatcactgtccctgcagcagattCGGGATGTCCTGGGCAGCTTTTTGGCACCGCTCGGGCGATGGAGCCATTGGTGTCACCACACCTGAAGATGGTGTGGACGTCCCCAAGTGCCCCCACCAAGTGGTCCCTggccaggaggctgctgcccACCCACAGCCACTCAGCCCTGGTCACCTTGGCTGCCACAGAAGCGCGGAAATTGCGGCATGGCTCCCCTGTTCCCCTTATGGTGTCTGTGATCCCCCCAgccatgtgctgcagctgccggGAGAACACTGTGAGTTTTCTACATGCAATCACCAGGTGCTTCAGCAGCCTCAGGGGCTCCTCCGCCTGCTGTCTCATCGTTTTGACTCCCCTCGCCTGGCTCTTGGCCACCACAGCCCCTCCCACATCCTCTCCCACATCTATGACACCTTCTCTTATGGCCTCCCCCAAGGCCTTTTCTATGCCCTTTCTTGAGACTTCTTCCATGGCCGTTGTGATGCCCCTGCCGTTGGCCATGTCCCTGCAGGCGTCCCGGAGCTTGATGGCCTCTCTGGTCAGCTGGGTCCAGCTGTCCTCCAACGTGGACACCGACCTGTGCCACTCGCTGGCCACCATTGTCACCTGGTCCCTTCTCACCCCCGGTGCTCCATGGGATGTTCTCGTAGGCAGCCAGGGCCGGGCACAGGGAGGTGGGAGCGTCAGCAAGATCGGAGTCGCAACAGCAGTGCTGGAAGGGCTTAGCAATGTTGTGCTTCAGCAGGGCCAAGGACAGCTGGTAAAGAgacaggggaggtgtcagggacGTGGTGGCACTTGTGGCCTCCTGTGGCGGCCCCTGTGTCCTCCCGGGTtcccctttgtcccctctgtccctttgTCAGTGTCTTGTCCCCTCTGGCACCCCCTGCacccactgctgtcccctctgccactcccctgctgtcccctctgtccctttgTCGGCGTCTTGTCCCCTCTGGCACCCCCTGcacctgctgctgtcccctctgccactcccctgctgtcccctctgccacctcAGTGATCCCGCTGCTCTCCACTGTGCCACTCCGTGCCGCCACAGTTGAAGGCCCTGCCACGCCCTGCTGTTCCCTCTGCCACCCCCCCCACCTCCTGTGTCCCTCCCCTCCcgtgtccctccctcccccactGCCCCTCCCCCTCCGTGTTCCCTCCCCCCATCCCCTTTGTGACTCCGTCCTCTCCCGCCACCCCCTCCCCCATCCCCCATTGCCCCCTTTTCCCCGTCCCAGTGGCACCTTTTGGGGCTCCATGCTCACTGGGGAGAGCTTGGGGAAGATTCGGGGACACTCCGGAGGTCGAAGGAGCCTTGGGATGTCCTCGATGGCTCTTTGGCACCGCTCGGCCACCCCGCAGGCACAGGGGCTGGTGGGACCACCAGTGGACAAGCACTCGGTCATGTCATCAACTGCCCCCACCAGGTGATCGTGGACCAGGCGGGCGttggcctcccacagctgctcggCCACGGCCACCTTGGCCACCAAGTCCTTGGGGACATCGGGGGACACCTCATTTGTGCCCTCCAGGGTAGCCACGATGTCCCCAACCCTGCGCTTCAGCTCCCGGGGGAAGGCGGTGGCTTTGTCACACGCGGCCACCAAGCgctccaccagctccagggacacctccagcCGCTGTCTCACCATGGTGGCCCTTGTTGCCTCGCTGGCAGCCACCCTGGCCTCTCTCCTCACCTCGGCTTCACGCTCAGCCACCACCTcggccccctcctccctgcccagggcctgacccagctcctccatgttttcctgagctgtcccataacgggcagccaggcccagctgctccctggcccGGGCAGTGGCGGTGGCTTCCTCAGTGGCTTCCTCAgtggccaaatccctgcaggtGTTGAGGAGCTCGGTGGCCTTCCTGCCCAGCTCGGTGCTGTTCTCCAGGCACTTATCCGCCGACCCCAGCCAGTGCCTGGCCACCATTTTCACGCAGTCCCAGGAGGTCCATGGGGTGTTCTCATAGACGGCCAGAGCTCCACTCAGGGAGGCGGGACGGGCTTTATTGTTGGAGGTGACATCACGGTGCCACCAGGTGTCATAAATGGACTCCGTGGTGTCCCTGAGCTTCCTGCTGAAGTCCACCAGGTTGGAGTGCAGGTACTCTAGGGACTTGAGCCGCATCTCGTCCCACCTGGGCAGGGTGTCCAGCAGCTCGCCCAGGGTGGCCACCACGgtgacctgtggctgcagcagggctgcggacagctggggaggggacaggggaggtgtcagggacctggtggcacTTACAGCCTCTTGGGCTGGCCCCCTGTCCCCGAAGGCTCCCCTTTGTCTCGTAAATCTCTTTGTCAGCCTCTTGATCTCCCTGACACCCCTGCCCCTCCCCTCGtagcccctcccagcccctcccagcccctgtcctCTTGCTGTCCACTTTGCCACCCCCCCgctcccactgctgtccccttTGCCACCATCGCcaccccccgtgtccccatacCCCCCACTATGTCCCTTCTCCCCCATTGTCCCCGCTACCGGCCGGGTACCCCCCGTGTCACCTCTCCCCTTTCCTGTCGCACCTCTTTGGCCTCCATCGTCAccggggacaccctggggacgCTCGGGTGGCGAACGAGTCCCGGGACAGAACCGGCGCGGCTGGCGGCGCGCGCAGCGGCGGCGGAACCGTGGCGCGAGGAGCGCCAAAAGGGCGGGGCGGCGCGGTGACGTCACCGCCCGCCATTTCCGGTACCGCTCCAATGCATGGGTGGCTGATCGGCTCGATCGCAGGGGGTTTAGGCTCCATCCCCAGGGGATTTAGGCTCCATCTCGCCATTTCCAGGCGGATTCCGCCGTTACCGGCCGCATTTAGGAGCCCACAGAGATGCCGTCACTCAAATTGGCGTCCTGCTTCTCTCGCGAGACCTCTGGCGAGAAGCGCCCGAAGCCGCGCGGACCAATCAGATGCTGTGCCTGGCAGAAGTACTGGCAGAAGTCCCTCCCGTGGCGGCGTCAAGTGGCCGCTTCCGGCAGAACCGCGGTGCATTGTGGGCATTGTGGTCCCGGTGAGGCCTAGCGGAGGCGGAGCGGGGCCGAGGCTCGGGGGGAGGGGGCTGGGCGGGAATTTGGGGGCGCCGAGGGAGCCCCGGGACCGCCCCCGGCAGCGCGGGATGGGCGACAGCGGTCAGCACCGGGAGCGGGAAGTGGGGGGCGTGAGGAGGGGGTTGGAGGGGTTATGAAAGGATTGCGGGGAGTGTTGGGGAGTCCTGAGGGAGAATTGGGCTTCCTGAGGAGATTTGAGAGGATCTGATGTGATTTGGGCGGTCCTAAGGGGGTCTGGGGATGTCGTGAGGGAGAATTGGGGTCCTGAAGGAGAACGGGTGGTCCTGAGGGGATCTGGGGAGTACTGTGGGGGCTTGGAGGGGGTttgtgagggggctgaggggatgTGAGGGGCTTTGGGGGTACTGAGGGGAAACTGAGGGGGTTTGGAGCGTCCTGAGGGGATGTGAGGGGTCATGAGAGGTTTTGGGGAatcctgaggggatttggggggtcctgagtGAGAAATGGGGGTTCTGAGGGGACCTTGGGTTGTTGTGAGGGACAGGGGGTCCTGAGGGGGCATGTGGAGTCATCAGGGGATTGGAAGGGTtgtgaggggattttggggagtgAGAGGGAGAATTGAAGATCCTGAGGGGACTGGGGGGTCCTGAGGGACTTTGGGGGGTCGTGAGGGAGAATTGAGGGTCCTGAAGGGATTGGGGCGATCCTGAGAGGATCTAGAGGGTCCTGAGGGACTTTGGGGGATCCTGAGGGAGAACTGGGTGCGTGGTGAAGGGTTTTTGGGTGCATTTTGGCAGGTTCTGAGGGAGAATTGAGGGTCCtgatggggtttggggggatCTGGGGGGATCTTGAGGGGGTtaggggggaattttggggggttgGGAGGGGATTGGCGGGTCCTGAGGGGATCTGGGGGCGTCATGAGGGAATCTGCATGGATTCTGAGGAGATTTTTGAGTGCCTGAGTAGTTTTgggggggacactgagggagacctgggggtcctgagggggtttgggggtggtGAGGGGACTTGGCAGCGTTCTGAGGAAGTTTCTGCTGGGGATTTTGGGGCGTCCTGAGGGATTTTGGTGGTCCTGAGGGGGTTCAGAGGTATCTTGGGGGTTCCCGACTGGGTTTGGGGCATCCCGAGGGGATGTTGGGGGGCCCCTGAGTGGATTTTGTGGGTCCCTGACTGGATTTGGGGCAATTTTGTGGGAATCTGGGATCCACGAACAGAtatggggggttttggggatccctgacaggattttggggtattttagTGTAATTTTGTGGTGTTTTGGTGCAATTTCAGGGTCCctgatgggatttgggggtaCTTTGAGGGTCCAATGGGATTTCAGCGTATTTTGGTGctatttttggggtgatttggtGTAATTTTGTGGTGTGTTATGGTATTTTGGTGGAATCTTGGGGTCTTTTGGTGTGTTTTGGTTTGAACAGAGAGGTGtgtgctgaggaaggcaggagaccCCTGAAATGGGAAATGTGAACCCTCTCTCTCTCaattgttataaatttgaaattaaaaggatCTCAGGCAAATAATAAcaataagataaaaataaaatgaagaataaaagtaaataaaatataaaatattaaaaacaaaataataaaattaaagagaaaactaaaattaagattaaaataaaacccaaaattaaaataataaataatctaaatatagaaataaaatataaataagataaaatgaaaattaaaaataaaaaaattataaaagttaaaaagaaacagaaaataaaaacaaaaataagatgcaaagaagaataaaaataataaaaatcaagtCAATAATCAAAAtaacaataatgaaaaaaaaggacaaaaattttaaataagttaataaaaaagtaagaagaaagctgctcctctgggaattgcagtggcaaaggctgctgtggtgttCCAACCTCAGATTccatccaggtaggaatgcttggctcctccccctgggcggagcatgTCCCAATGGCATGATGTCATCccatcagccatgcagtgataCTGTATGGCCCATTAACAGCAGAGAATTTAGAATAATGGCCCATGAACAGCATGTAATCAATAATTAATTACCCATCAGCAGCAGAGAATTATTAATTAATGGCCCTGTCCTACGTTCCAATATAGAATGTATTCTATTCCCATCCCCAAGAGCTTGCTGGCACCAGGAGGGACATTGGTTTATGGTTTTTCCTGATCTCCTGTTAATGAACCTGttgtcattatagtgcaagagttctattgtcattacattgcaaaggttccatatCGCCAGAGTCTCGTACCTCCTTGATGtctcttgtaggcagctcctccaggcactcactcttccttgtcctcGCAGgagccaactgactccagttccctcagccaaccaatacactcttttataacactcttcttattgcCCACAGCTGCGacctgttaacatcaggcctaCTTCTAATCCCTAAggattggctcagctgcaactctttaggggataagattactttctgtattacctttatttacttagattctatccccctacaattccccctttttcttttaattatggAGTTGCAGCATTTCTAGAAGGACGtgcaaataaattaacattatgACACATTCATATATTTCATTCAGAACTAATAGTTATACAAATGTTGAGACAACATATTATAATACATGTAGTAGATAGGGTCAGGCGCTCGGAAAATCTCacgatgtcacggaaagcagTAGAattcctctccccctaacgCCTAGTGATAAAGGATTACCCAAGAATGTAGTCCcccctaacattagtaactttctactccttactaaccaattacagtaaagtAAGACCCCCTGACGTAGAGAAAAAACTTTCCCAGTATAAAACCCGACGAGACGGTACAATAAAGGTCTTGAACCGTCCACCAtactggtgtctgtgtgtgttcttggcccgagtgaccctggagagtttgggtcgccGTGCCATTTCCTCGGAACCAGGTCGCCTCGCCTTGCATCAGAAGGCgacaaatacaaatatatatgtttCCAAGTGTTGGTTcagttttgcagcttttctcaaTTTCCAAAGTACTTATCCTCAAAATCTTTTATACTCTTATTTAACAAACATTAATAGCTGCAATTGATATATTTTACCGATCAATAAACACGTTGTACTGAATAAtgtaactattttttttttccagttctgacAGTTGCTTTCTCTACCCAGATCACCATGGGATCACGTTGCTTAATGTTTAAGTCTTTTTTCCTGAATCACCACAGGATCACATTGGTTGATACTTAAGTCCTTTTTCCATTTCCGAATTCATGGGGTCATATAGTGGAGTCCTTTTTCCTGAATCCGCAGGCTCATACAGTTGAGTCCCGTTTCCCCAGCCTATGGGGTCATATAGTTTAGTCCCGAATCCACGAGGTAATATAATTCAGTATTGAAGTCCTTTTTCTCCCGAATCCGTGGGGTCATATTTTCATCCCGAATCCTTCTCCAGGATCACGTTGGGGTCACCAGTTGTTGTCATTATAGCGCAAAGGCTCTATTGTCATTACactgcaagggttccatattgcctGGGTTTTGTACCTGCTTGATGTTTcctgtaggcagctcctccaggcactgactcttccttgtcctcgcagcagccaactgactgcAGTTCCCTCAGCCAACCAATCCACCCTTTTTATAACACTCTccttattggctacaggtgtggcctcttaaagtcaggcctgctcctaatctctaataattggctcagctgcaactcattagggggtaagattactttctatattACCTTTATTTACTGATATTCTATCCCTACATGAACCCATCAATTCAAtgcactgagcagcagctcccgtTTAAAATCTCACAGATTGCTCCCAGCTTCCCCAACCTTCCAATCCGAAACCAATAAAGACGTTACCGTGAAATCCTTCCAGGTCACACACAAATTGTAGTTTCCTGTTTGACAGCTGAGGACAACTTATTTGCCACTGTTACTACGTAAACACAATATTGCTTTTCAGAGAAAATCAGAGCAGGGGAGCAAGTGAagctgggaggaaaggaaaacagtaaTTATCAAAACAGCGGCAATGTTTCCCAAAATGAATCTAAAATCGTCCACCTCTTCTATTCAATAATTTTTCAGAGACAGTTGCAAAGTCTCCCTATCTTAGTGAGGGTTGACTAACTGAAATCATGATGCAGAGATAACTCTCTCCGGGAGCCATTTCTGTTGGATGGGCAATCAAGGACCAATCATGACTCAGAAAGATATCagcccattgggagatgctccgcccaaGGGGgaggagctcagcatccccaccTGGATATCATCTGGGCTTTGGGACAGAACAGGCAGCCCTTACCCACTGGTTTCCAGAGGACAAAAGCCGCCAGATCTTTTCTATGGGATCACCACTTCAACAAGACCATTTCATATAGACTGCTACCACCACACTAACtagcagggtgtcaggttgtgttctgactctgtcagtgctTTGATTTTGCACTATTGgatgtgttttgggttttttcccttttcctaataaattgcATCTCTGCCTTGGAGTGTcacactggttttgctttcaaaccagaacatAATTTTGGCGCCAAATGTGGGCAGCAAGGTTTTTGCTCAAGGACCTGATTCTGCTTGGTGGGTAATGCAGAAGGACGGGGAAACCCCTTATGCATCACAAGGAGACCTAAATTTAAGTTAGGATTGTGTGTAAAGTCTCATtctctattttatatatatctatatctatatatattttcaCCTATATATCTTTTCTATACATTATTATGTATATTATACATTTCtatatctttttcttttgtatttcgtgtattttgggaattttttcccttttccaaatCAATAGTATTTTTGACTTGGAGTCACTCAGTGGTTTTGCATTCAAACTAGTACATAATTTTGGCACCCAAATTGGAGCAGGAAGGTTTTTGCTCAAGGACCTGGTTACACttggtggataatgcagaagGACGGGAAAACCCATTGTGTACCACAAGAAGAACTAATTTTAAGTGAGAACTGAGTGTAAAGTTTCATTATGTATTTTAGATTTATCTATATCTCTGTACATATGTATATCTTTCCGATACGTATGTACATTATGTATTAATATGTACATTATACATTTAtacacctttttcttttgtatttcatgTATTTTGGGTTTGTTCCCTTTTTCTAATAAATGGTATTTTTGACTTGGAGTCTttcacagcttttgctttcaaaccagaacaatTGGCCACTGGCGATGGTTGTTTGGCTTGATTGGCCAATTGGATCCACGTGTGTGTTGTGACTGTCTGGCAAGGGCCATGGGTTTTTCTTAGTAGTACAGGATGGCATAACAAAGGGATTGATCAGCCTGCTgcaatcatggagtcaatgctcATTATTCCCCGCTGGGCACCGCTGCTACAAGAGGGActgatgatttttctttcagcaccGGACAGTCCTTTTTCCAATGCCCCCATTTCTTACAGGATGCACTCTGAGCCTTCTCCACAGGGGAAGCTTTCTTGGGTCACTTTTCCTGAGTTGCCTTCTTGCTAGGTCGGGATTAACTCTTTCAGTTGGGCCCCTGTCTCAAAACACCTTCCAGGCAACCTCCAGCAGTTTATCCATGTCTGGAACTAcctttgtcttttcttcttatATCATTTGAAGCCTGacccacacaaaacaaaaccagatctGCTTTGCCATCAACTGACTCAGGATCCACATCTGTATATTTGATGGCGGTTTCTCTTcacctgtttaaaaaaatcagtgcgTGATTCATCATTTTGCCTCACTTGGTGAAGCTTTGCCAAATTTACAGCTTTAGAGACCCCATGTTTTAACCCACATTCCACGAGGCTTTGGTatcattttaattttgccaTCTGCTCGGGTGTATTTCCATCCCACCCAGGGTTTTCAAAGGGAAATATCTGTGACAGCGCCTtgaagcagctccctggctgtgctcccctcaAGAAATGTTGGGATGGATTTATTGACCACTCGTCTCTCAGTGGGGTCAGTGATGTGTCTGACACAGAGCACAGATCAGCCCAGTCTAGTCTTTATAGATGGTATTAATTAGTAATTAATAGGCTGTACGGTGCACAAATGAACTGATGGATTATATTGCACCAACCAGCAGCTACAAGGAATCATTGATAATCAATATCAGTATCAAATGTCACCATTAGGTTGGATGTGTATGTCACACACATGTaatcagggtccaagaagataaagttttttattctgcatgttgtCCAGTTTATATACTCTTAACAAAGCTTGATATTAATTGGTGCAAAGCAAGTAGTGTCAATATAagtggcaaaagttttacagaaatttaataaGGCACGTATACATGTACTTAGGCACATAGTGTAGCTAACAAAAATTTCCATCTATCTTTTCCAAACCgtttccatgctgacggccTTGTCATTCCCTTGCTATGGATACATTTAGTAACCATCAATTGTTACTTCTTCTCTTAActcagctttgcttgcaggccagctgtcaaaGCCCCTCCATAATCAAACTGCTGGTGATTCATAACAATGCGGAAAAGCCaatacagaaatgcagaagCCAGTTAGTGTCGTTTATAACCCatctctgctgcaggcacagtgaAAAGCTGGAAGATCTTGATGGGACTTATTcacccctgtccctgagtgtccccagaatgtccctgagtgtccccagtgacATTACCCTGGGAATTCCCATCAGGCTTTGGGtcaatttcagtgaaaattcccagaaaattcccTATATTTGTTTCAAATCCTACATGGCAAGGCAGAAAAAAGGACAGCCATGTCCCTGATGATGTCACTGCCCTGATGATGTCACATTGGGGACatcactgtccctgcagcagattCGGGATGTCCTCAGCAGCTctttggcacagctcagctaCCGCGCGGGCGATGGAGCCATTGGTGTCACCACACCTGAAGATGGTGtggatgtccccaagtgccCCCACCAAGTGGTCCCtggccaggaggctgctggccACCCACAGCCACTCAGCCCTGGTCACCTTGGCTGCCAAAGCAGTGCGGAAATGGCGGCACGGGAGAACACTGTTATGCTTGATGGCCCCTCTGGTCAGCTGGGCCCAGCTGTCCTCCAACGTGGACACCGACCTGTGCCACTCGCTGGCCACCATGGTCACCTGGTCCCTTCTCACCCCAGGTGGTCAACGCGGTGTTCTCGTAGGTGGCCAGGGCCGGGCACAGAGAGGTGGAAGCGTCAGCAAGATCGGAGTTGAGACAGATGGAGTCATCAGTGTTGTGGTTCAGCAGGGCCACGTTCAGCTGGCGAAGAgacaggggaggtgtcagggacGTGGCGGCACTTGTGGCCTCCTGGAGTGGCCCCTGTGTCCTCCCGGGTtcccctttgtcccctctgtccctttgTCGGCGTCTTGTCCCCTCTGCGGCCACTGCTGTCCCCTATGCCACCCCTCACTGTCCTGTCTGCCGCTCCCCACCagcccccgtgtcccctcctcTCCACTGTTCCCCCCATCCCCCACTGCCCCTCCCCCCCATTTCCCCTCCACTCCTCTGTCACCTCCCCCTTCCCGCcactccctcctgtcccctttgacatcccctgtcccctcctgccaccccccgtgtcccctccatcccctattgccccttcccctgccccgtgtccccctcTCTACCCCCACAAACCCCTCATCGCACCTCTTGGGGCTCCGTGCTCACTGGGGACATCTCAGGGATGCTCTGAGGATGCTCCGGGGGTTGAAGGAGCCTTGGGATGCCTTCAGTGGCTCTTCGGCACTGCTCGGCCACCTCACTGACACTGGGGCTGGCACGACCACCATTGGACAAGAACTTGGTGATGTTGTCAATTGCCCCCACCAGGTGACCCTTGGCCAGGTGGGCATTGGCCTCCCACAGCCACTCGGCTTTGGCCACCTTGGCCACCAATTCCTCAGGGACATTGGGGGGCTCGTCGTTCATGCTCTCCAGGGCATCCACAATGTCCCCAACCCTGCGCTGCAGCTTCCGGGGGAACGCGGTGGCTTCGTCACATGCGGCCACCAagcgctccagcagccccagggccgccTCCACCCGCTGTCTCATCATGGT contains:
- the LOC131093373 gene encoding uncharacterized protein LOC131093373; the encoded protein is MEAKEPQVTVVATLGELLDTLPRWDEMRLKSLEYLHSNLVDFSRKLRDTTESIYDTWWHRDVTSNNKARPASLSGALAVYENTPWTSWDCVKMVARHWLGSADKCLENSTELGRKATELLNTCRDLATEEATEEATATARAREQLGLAARYGTAQENMEELGQALGREEGAEVVAEREAEVRREARVAASEATRATMVRQRLEVSLELVERLVAACDKATAFPRELKRRVGDIVATLEGTNEVSPDVPKDLVAKVAVAEQLWEANARLVHDHLVGAVDDMTECLSTGGPTSPCACGVAERCQRAIEDIPRLLRPPECPRIFPKLSPVSMEPQKLSLALLKHNIAKPFQHCCCDSDLADAPTSLCPALAAYENIPWSTGGEKGPGDNGGQRVAQVGVHVGGQLDPADQRGHQAPGRLQGHGQRQGHHNGHGRSLKKGHRKGLGGGHKRRCHRCGRGCGRGCGGQEPGEGSQNDETAGGGAPEAAEAPGDCM